Proteins encoded by one window of Blautia argi:
- a CDS encoding zinc-dependent alcohol dehydrogenase family protein, giving the protein MAVKMIPKTMTGATLPGNSSVEMKEFEIPKPGHGQVLIQTKATTICGSDIRCIYREHVGKGPEGYIPGTVAGHEPCGVIVEEGEGLRRFKKGDRVIVYHISGCGVCNDCRRGYYISCKSKYRQAYGWQRNGGMAPYILAEEKDLIALPDELTYKDGAQVACGFGTVYEGIEKIGICGNDAVLVTGLGPVGLAALMLAKAMGANKLIGIEMNDYRINLAKKLGLADYVFKPGEDALEKIMEVTGENGVERAIDASANDAGRQLAIRATRDRGKIVFIGEGGTCTFNPSPDIIHGQKTIYGSWVTSLWKMEELVERLVRWNIHPEDLITDEFPLEKAGEAYELMAGGQCGKVAVVFGDQNEK; this is encoded by the coding sequence ATGGCAGTAAAAATGATTCCGAAAACAATGACAGGAGCAACACTTCCGGGAAACAGTTCTGTGGAAATGAAAGAATTTGAAATTCCGAAACCGGGTCATGGACAGGTGTTGATTCAGACAAAAGCAACAACAATCTGTGGAAGTGATATCCGCTGTATTTATCGTGAGCATGTGGGAAAAGGACCGGAGGGTTATATCCCGGGGACTGTTGCAGGACATGAACCTTGCGGCGTGATTGTAGAAGAAGGAGAAGGGCTTCGCCGGTTTAAAAAGGGAGATCGTGTAATTGTATATCATATTTCCGGTTGTGGTGTATGTAATGACTGCCGCAGAGGTTATTACATCTCATGTAAAAGTAAATATCGCCAGGCGTATGGCTGGCAGAGAAATGGTGGTATGGCGCCGTATATTCTGGCAGAAGAAAAAGATTTAATTGCATTGCCGGACGAGCTTACTTATAAAGATGGAGCGCAGGTGGCATGTGGTTTCGGAACAGTTTACGAAGGAATCGAAAAAATAGGAATCTGCGGAAATGACGCAGTTCTGGTGACTGGTTTAGGTCCTGTAGGATTGGCAGCGTTGATGTTAGCAAAAGCTATGGGAGCAAATAAGCTGATTGGTATTGAGATGAACGATTACCGTATTAATCTTGCGAAAAAGCTGGGGTTGGCAGATTATGTATTTAAACCGGGAGAAGATGCGCTGGAGAAAATTATGGAAGTTACAGGCGAAAATGGTGTAGAGAGAGCGATTGATGCCAGTGCAAATGATGCAGGGCGTCAGCTTGCTATCCGTGCCACAAGGGACAGAGGAAAAATTGTCTTTATAGGAGAAGGCGGAACCTGCACCTTTAATCCAAGTCCGGATATTATACACGGACAGAAGACAATATACGGTTCCTGGGTAACCAGTCTTTGGAAAATGGAAGAGTTGGTTGAACGTCTGGTGCGTTGGAATATCCACCCCGAAGATTTGATTACAGATGAATTTCCTCTTGAAAAGGCGGGGGAAGCCTATGAACTCATGGCGGGCGGTCAATGTGGAAAAGTTGCAGTTGTATTTGGAGATCAGAACGAAAAATAG
- a CDS encoding YesL family protein, with protein MAEFFNLDNPIWRFMGKVFDMMVLTVLWVVTSLPVFTIGASTTALYYAGMKLAKDQEGYVVKDFFHSFRENFRQATFMWCILAGLGIFLITDLTWYYQFKSGVGVMIFFMFVILTAFYIMILTYTFPLLARCQAGIKKILMLAFMIAVKNIGWTILMITTTTCLLAIGVFVCAPVLILSVGLCAYLHGKILYVVFKQYHFVLE; from the coding sequence ATGGCAGAATTTTTTAATTTGGACAATCCTATATGGAGATTTATGGGGAAAGTATTTGATATGATGGTACTGACGGTGTTATGGGTGGTAACAAGTCTTCCTGTTTTTACCATAGGCGCCTCCACTACAGCCCTTTATTATGCCGGAATGAAACTGGCAAAAGATCAGGAAGGGTATGTAGTGAAAGATTTTTTTCATTCTTTTCGAGAGAATTTCAGACAGGCAACATTTATGTGGTGTATTTTAGCCGGATTGGGGATTTTCCTGATTACGGATTTGACCTGGTATTATCAGTTTAAAAGCGGCGTTGGTGTTATGATATTTTTTATGTTTGTGATACTGACAGCTTTCTACATAATGATTTTAACGTATACGTTCCCTCTTCTGGCAAGATGTCAGGCAGGGATAAAGAAAATATTAATGCTGGCATTTATGATTGCAGTAAAGAATATAGGCTGGACCATTCTTATGATTACTACAACCACATGTTTGTTGGCAATCGGAGTCTTTGTATGTGCACCTGTCCTGATTTTGTCCGTGGGATTATGTGCATATCTTCACGGAAAGATACTTTATGTTGTGTTTAAACAGTATCATTTTGTTCTGGAATGA
- a CDS encoding sensor histidine kinase, translated as MKHSFYKTIKGRFLLIVCSLIIVLSIGIITFTYVTFYNRLENNVIHSTDSSLSLLANDINKKLSDIYSYAQWCQNNNTDIINYIKTSPSSPSYGRITTRAKERMDEEYLRNPAHTYMQRVIIANSEREDFLQYTSSYYSISRPMVKLITEFSYYETAMSESSCTLNCGLQKSPLGRTPTDCFPVIQPIKNLYSIHDIGFVYIEISPRLLSDTVLEYTTLADSLPLYFTIGDATYLIKENQLEKLSDHYELLKKNRKKLSNNGHQYLEIHKKGKTQRLVTIPLETEHCYITQTIPDELFHQQLQSYLFLIVTILFLLLLLGTFLYFLLARLVNNPVTALNNRLTCIAKGDFTKDAAIEWENELGDIGRSINKLSADIQDLMNKRIEDEKEKKDYEYKMLQSQINPHFLYNTLNSIKWMAITQNAPGISEMVTALSRLLKNIAKGSKTIVTIQDEFSFLDDYFLIQKYRYGGAIRLEYKIDDKELLANKILRFTLQPIVENAIFHGIEPKGCEGIITIHLYSDDKTKIKIDITDNGIGMTPELIQKILSEDEPDKSQFFRDVGISSVHKRLQYTFGSTCGLFIHSVPGKSTTMTVTLKNTLEEGTLECTSY; from the coding sequence ATGAAACACTCATTCTATAAAACAATTAAAGGCCGTTTTCTTTTAATTGTCTGCTCACTGATTATTGTTTTAAGCATTGGAATTATTACATTTACTTATGTTACCTTTTATAATCGACTGGAAAATAATGTCATACATTCCACAGATTCCAGTCTTTCTCTTCTTGCCAATGATATTAATAAGAAATTGTCTGACATCTATAGCTATGCACAGTGGTGCCAGAACAATAATACCGATATTATCAATTATATAAAAACAAGCCCTTCCTCCCCGTCATATGGAAGGATTACGACTCGGGCAAAAGAGCGAATGGACGAAGAATATCTTCGGAATCCTGCACATACCTATATGCAGCGAGTGATTATTGCAAATTCTGAACGGGAAGATTTTCTTCAATATACTTCTTCCTATTACTCTATATCGCGCCCCATGGTAAAACTTATTACGGAATTTTCTTATTACGAAACAGCTATGTCTGAATCTTCCTGTACCTTAAACTGCGGACTTCAAAAAAGTCCCCTGGGAAGGACTCCCACGGATTGTTTTCCTGTTATCCAGCCAATTAAAAACCTTTACAGTATCCATGATATCGGATTTGTCTATATTGAGATTTCCCCTCGCCTGCTGTCCGATACGGTATTAGAGTATACAACATTAGCAGACAGTCTTCCCTTATACTTCACAATCGGAGACGCAACGTATCTCATAAAAGAAAACCAATTAGAAAAACTTTCCGACCATTATGAACTTCTGAAAAAAAACCGTAAAAAGCTTTCTAATAACGGACATCAATATTTAGAAATCCATAAAAAAGGAAAAACGCAAAGGCTGGTTACCATTCCTTTAGAAACAGAACATTGTTATATCACACAAACAATCCCTGACGAATTGTTTCATCAACAACTGCAAAGTTATCTGTTTTTGATTGTAACAATCCTGTTTCTTTTGCTGCTGCTTGGAACCTTTCTGTATTTTCTGCTCGCCAGGCTGGTAAATAATCCTGTTACTGCACTAAATAACCGCCTGACCTGTATTGCCAAAGGTGACTTTACAAAAGATGCTGCGATTGAATGGGAAAATGAATTAGGAGATATTGGCAGAAGTATAAATAAACTTTCTGCCGATATTCAGGATTTAATGAATAAACGTATTGAAGATGAAAAAGAGAAAAAGGATTATGAGTACAAAATGCTGCAAAGCCAAATTAATCCCCATTTTCTTTACAACACCTTAAATTCTATTAAATGGATGGCCATTACACAAAATGCACCCGGAATTTCAGAAATGGTAACTGCGCTGTCCCGGTTATTAAAAAACATTGCAAAAGGTTCAAAAACAATTGTCACAATACAAGATGAATTCTCTTTTTTAGACGACTATTTTCTGATTCAGAAATACCGCTATGGAGGTGCAATTCGTCTGGAGTACAAGATTGACGACAAGGAATTATTGGCAAATAAAATTCTTCGCTTTACGCTTCAGCCTATTGTAGAAAACGCTATTTTTCACGGTATTGAGCCCAAAGGCTGTGAAGGAATTATTACGATACACCTCTATTCAGACGATAAAACGAAAATAAAAATTGATATCACAGACAATGGTATTGGCATGACTCCCGAACTGATTCAAAAAATTCTCTCTGAAGACGAACCGGATAAATCTCAGTTCTTCAGAGATGTGGGAATAAGCAGTGTGCATAAACGCTTACAATATACCTTTGGCAGCACCTGCGGATTATTTATCCACAGTGTTCCGGGAAAATCCACTACCATGACCGTTACTTTAAAAAATACACTGGAGGAAGGGACTTTAGAATGTACAAGTTATTAA